From one Cyanobacterium stanieri PCC 7202 genomic stretch:
- a CDS encoding methionine-R-sulfoxide reductase (PFAM: SelR domain~TIGRFAM: methionine-R-sulfoxide reductase~COGs: COG0229 Conserved domain frequently associated with peptide methionine sulfoxide reductase~InterPro IPR002579~KEGG: pmi:PMT9312_0015 methionine sulfoxide reductase B~PFAM: Methionine sulfoxide reductase B~PRIAM: Peptide-methionine (R)-S-oxide reductase~SPTR: Methionine sulfoxide reductase B;~TIGRFAM: methionine-R-sulfoxide reductase) has protein sequence MNRKTFFSISIGGILKVGIMPTFLMTLIKPQQTSADDKINLSDAQWQEKLTSAQYHILREEGTEKPFSSPLNDEKRPGTFICAGCDLPLFKSSMKYNSGTGWPSFYDTIASSIETKTDFRLIIPRTEYHCRRCGGHQGHVFNDGPAPTGKRYCNNGLALKFVPET, from the coding sequence ATGAATCGTAAAACATTTTTTAGTATCAGTATTGGGGGTATTTTAAAAGTAGGAATTATGCCTACTTTTTTAATGACATTAATAAAACCTCAACAAACTTCTGCTGATGACAAAATAAATCTTAGTGATGCCCAATGGCAGGAAAAATTAACGTCTGCTCAATATCATATCCTAAGAGAAGAAGGCACAGAAAAACCTTTTTCTAGTCCTTTGAATGATGAAAAACGTCCGGGAACTTTTATCTGTGCAGGATGCGATTTACCTCTATTTAAATCTAGTATGAAATATAATAGTGGTACTGGTTGGCCTAGTTTTTATGATACGATCGCCTCTAGCATTGAAACAAAAACGGACTTTAGGCTAATCATACCCCGTACCGAATACCATTGCCGAAGATGCGGCGGACATCAAGGTCATGTTTTCAATGATGGTCCTGCCCCCACAGGCAAACGTTACTGTAACAATGGTTTAGCCCTTAAATTTGTACCTGAAACTTAA
- a CDS encoding peptide methionine sulfoxide reductase (PFAM: Peptide methionine sulfoxide reductase~TIGRFAM: methionine-S-sulfoxide reductase~COGs: COG0225 Peptide methionine sulfoxide reductase~InterPro IPR002569~KEGG: amr:AM1_5356 methionine-S-sulfoxide reductase~PFAM: Methionine sulfoxide reductase A~PRIAM: Peptide-methionine (S)-S-oxide reductase~SPTR: Methionine-S-sulfoxide reductase;~TIGRFAM: peptide methionine sulfoxide reductase): MKKLLLIILLFWLTLAPVAQAENITKATFAGGCFWCMEEPFDELEGVISTTSGYTGGNVVNPSYKQVSAGNTGHAESVEIEYDADKVSYEQLLDVFWHNVDPTVKNKQFCDVGNQYRTAIFYHDDQQKALAQNSKEKVSQELATNIYTEITPAQEFYPAEDYHQNYYQTNTLLYKFYRSRCGRDRRLQEVWGN; encoded by the coding sequence ATGAAAAAGCTATTATTAATCATTCTTCTATTCTGGCTCACCCTAGCCCCCGTAGCTCAAGCTGAAAATATTACCAAAGCAACTTTTGCGGGGGGATGTTTTTGGTGTATGGAAGAACCTTTCGACGAGCTAGAAGGGGTTATTTCCACCACCTCGGGATATACTGGGGGGAATGTGGTCAACCCTAGTTATAAACAAGTTAGTGCGGGTAATACTGGACACGCCGAATCGGTAGAAATCGAATATGATGCTGACAAGGTTAGTTATGAGCAATTATTGGATGTATTTTGGCATAATGTGGATCCTACGGTCAAAAACAAGCAATTTTGCGATGTCGGTAATCAATATCGTACAGCGATATTCTATCATGACGACCAACAAAAAGCCCTCGCCCAAAATAGCAAGGAAAAAGTATCCCAAGAGTTAGCCACTAATATTTACACAGAAATAACCCCCGCCCAAGAATTTTATCCTGCGGAAGACTATCACCAAAACTATTACCAAACTAATACCCTACTATATAAATTTTATCGTAGTCGGTGTGGGCGCGATCGCCGCTTACAAGAAGTTTGGGGAAATTAG
- a CDS encoding tRNA-i(6)A37 thiotransferase enzyme MiaB (PFAM: TRAM domain; Radical SAM superfamily; Uncharacterized protein family UPF0004~TIGRFAM: tRNA-N(6)-(isopentenyl)adenosine-37 thiotransferase enzyme MiaB; radical SAM methylthiotransferase, MiaB/RimO family~COGs: COG0621 2-methylthioadenine synthetase~InterProIPR006463:IPR013848:IPR007197:IPR002792:IPR 006638:IPR020612:IPR005839~KEGG: cyc:PCC7424_0106 RNA modification enzyme, MiaB family~PFAM: protein of unknown function UPF0004 ; Radical SAM domain protein; deoxyribonuclease/rho motif-related TRAM~SMART: Elongator protein 3/MiaB/NifB~SPTR: (Dimethylallyl)adenosine tRNA methylthiotransferase miaB;~TIGRFAM: RNA modification enzyme, MiaB family; tRNA-i(6)A37 thiotransferase enzyme MiaB): MTNSNRRYNITTFGCQMNKADSERMAGILETMGYDFTEDPNEASIIVYNTCSIRDNAEQKVYSYLGKQAKRKHKEGDLTLVVAGCVAQQEGEQLLRRVPEIDLIMGPQHANRLDSLLDQVFAGNQIVATEPVHIFEDITKPRRESSVSAWVNIIYGCNERCSYCVVPNTRGVEQSRTPEAIKAEIEELARQGYKEITLLGQNIDAYGRDLPGTTETGRHKHTLTDLLYFIHDVEGIERIRFATSHPRYFTERLIKACHELPKVCEHFHIPFQSGDNEVLKAMKRGYTHERYRDIINKIRGYMPHAAISADAIVGFPGETEEQFENTLRLVEDIGFDQLNTAAYSPRPQTPAAEWENQLSEEVKGDRLARLNHLVSVKAAERSQRYLGKIEQVLVEDVNPKDATQVVGRTDGNRLTFFAGDINQLKGKIVPVKITQVRAFSLTGEALTLVEA; encoded by the coding sequence ATGACTAACAGCAATCGCCGATATAATATCACCACCTTCGGCTGTCAGATGAATAAGGCAGATTCCGAGCGTATGGCAGGGATATTAGAAACCATGGGCTATGATTTTACCGAAGATCCTAACGAAGCGAGTATCATTGTTTATAATACCTGTAGCATCAGGGATAATGCCGAACAAAAGGTTTATTCTTATTTAGGGAAACAAGCCAAAAGAAAGCACAAAGAAGGGGATTTAACCCTCGTGGTGGCAGGTTGTGTGGCACAACAAGAAGGGGAACAACTTTTAAGACGGGTGCCTGAAATTGACCTGATTATGGGGCCCCAACATGCTAACCGTCTTGATAGTTTATTGGATCAAGTTTTTGCGGGGAATCAGATTGTTGCCACTGAGCCTGTCCATATTTTTGAGGATATTACTAAACCCCGTCGAGAAAGTAGTGTGTCGGCTTGGGTAAATATTATTTATGGTTGCAATGAAAGATGTAGTTATTGTGTAGTGCCAAATACTCGTGGTGTGGAACAGTCTCGCACCCCCGAAGCCATTAAGGCAGAAATCGAAGAGTTGGCCCGTCAAGGGTACAAGGAAATAACTTTATTGGGTCAAAATATTGATGCCTATGGTCGTGATTTACCGGGTACTACGGAAACAGGGAGACATAAGCATACTTTAACGGATTTACTTTATTTTATCCATGATGTGGAAGGCATTGAGCGCATTCGCTTTGCTACTTCTCACCCCCGTTATTTTACGGAGCGTTTAATCAAGGCTTGTCATGAGTTACCGAAGGTATGTGAACATTTCCATATTCCTTTCCAGTCGGGGGATAATGAGGTATTGAAAGCGATGAAGCGTGGTTATACCCATGAGCGTTATCGGGATATTATTAACAAGATTCGTGGTTATATGCCCCATGCCGCCATTAGTGCGGATGCTATTGTTGGTTTTCCGGGGGAAACGGAGGAACAGTTTGAGAATACTTTAAGGTTAGTGGAGGATATTGGTTTTGATCAATTAAATACGGCGGCCTATTCTCCGCGCCCTCAAACCCCTGCGGCGGAATGGGAAAATCAGTTGAGTGAGGAGGTAAAGGGCGATCGCCTTGCGCGCCTAAATCATTTAGTATCAGTTAAGGCGGCGGAACGTTCTCAACGATATTTAGGTAAAATTGAACAGGTATTGGTAGAGGATGTTAACCCCAAGGATGCTACTCAGGTGGTGGGTAGAACTGATGGTAATCGTCTTACCTTCTTTGCTGGAGACATAAACCAATTGAAAGGGAAGATTGTTCCTGTAAAAATTACTCAGGTAAGGGCTTTTAGCCTCACTGGGGAGGCTCTTACTTTGGTAGAAGCCTAG